A window of the Callospermophilus lateralis isolate mCalLat2 chromosome 7, mCalLat2.hap1, whole genome shotgun sequence genome harbors these coding sequences:
- the Cdcp2 gene encoding CUB domain-containing protein 2, producing MLTELGSCLLLAVALLGPGPRAQAMKGVKCGGVLSAPSGNFSSPNFPSLYPYNTECSWLIVVAEGSSVLLTFHAFDLEYHDTCGFDFLEIYNGASGDKGNLLGRFCGQVPPPPFTSSWHVMAVVFHSDKHVASRGFSAGYQKDVCGGVLTGLSGVLTSPEYPNNYPNNVECRWVIRAAGPATIKLVFVDFQVEGNEECTYDYVAVLGGPGPAHGHHFCGGTRPPTLVSLGHELQVVFKSDFNIGGRGFKAHYFSGECQEVYMAVRGNFSSPQYPNSYPNNIRCHWTIRLPPGYRVKVFFLDLDLEEPNSLTRTCDFDHLAAFDGASEEAPQLGNWCGHHLPPPITSSHNQLLLLLHTDRSSTGRGFSVAYIGVVPMNVSCSRTDFQILISAQVLAPLERTKVYLGSRNCAAQEVDNNFRIQARFDTCGTESQRRNNTSVIVSVLYIDFSAPGLEDIHEYEVRCEPRRKEASVHLLSGSDWLGPYAATAEHLQEAPPREEVEALEGPVTVVAQDTSDIVFLGLCILAGVLMITAIVVLMLL from the exons ATGCTGACAGAGCTGGGGTCTTGCCTGCTGCTGGCTGTGGCACTGCTGGGCCCAGGCCCCAGGGCCCAGGCCATGAAAG GTGTCAAGTGTGGGGGTGTGCTCTCAGCACCTTCTGGAAACTTCTCCAGCCCCAACTTCCCGAGTCTGTACCCCTACAACACGGAGTGCAGCTGGCTGATTGTGGTGGCTGAGGGGTCCTCCGTGCTGCTCACCTTCCACGCCTTTGACCTGGAGTACCATGACACCTGTGGCTTCGACTTCCTGGAAATCTACAACGGGGCCTCTGGAGACAAGGGCAATCTACTGGGGAGGTTCTGTGGCCAGGTGCCCCCACCCCCCTTCACCTCCTCCTGGCATGTCATGGCTGTCGTCTTCCATTCTGACAAGCATGTGGCCAGCCGTGGCTTTTCTGCAGGCTACCAGAAAG ATGTGTGCGGTGGTGTCTTGACTGGCCTGTCAGGGGTCCTCACCAGCCCCGAGTACCCCAACAACTACCCCAACAACGTGGAATGCCGCTGGGTGATCCGGGCTGCAGGGCCCGCCACCATCAAGCTGGTGTTTGTGGACTTCCAGGTGGAGGGCAACGAGGAGTGCACCTATGACTACGTGGCAGTGCTGGGGGGGCCTGGTCCTGCCCACGGGCACCATTTCTGTGGTGGTACCAGGCCCCCCACCCTTGTGTCATTGGGCCACGAGCTGCAGGTGGTCTTCAAGTCCGACTTTAACATTGGAGGCCGGGGCTTCAAGGCCCATTACTTCTCAG GAGAATGCCAGGAGGTGTACATGGCTGTGCGAGGCAACTTCTCCAGCCCCCAATACCCCAATTCCTACCCCAACAATATTCGGTGCCACTGGACCATCCGCCTGCCTCCTGGCTACCGGGTCAAGGTGTTCTTCCTGGATCTGGACCTGGAGGAGCCCAACAGCCTGACCAGAACCTGTGACTTCGACCATCTGGCAGCCTTTGATGGGGCCAGTGAGGAGGCACCCCAACTGGGAAACTGGTGTGGCCACCATCTGCCACCACCCATCACCTCAAGCCACAACCAGCTCCTGCTTCTGCTGCACACGGACCGCAGCAGCACCGGCAGGGGCTTCTCCGTGGCCTACATTGGAG TGGTGCCCATGAACGTGAGCTGCTCACGCACAGACTTCCAGATCCTGATCTCGGCTCAGGTGCTGGCCCCACTGGAGCGGACCAAGGTCTACCTAGGTAGCCGAAACTGTGCTGCCCAGGAGGTCGACAACAACTTCCGGATCCAGGCTCGCTTTGACACTTGTGGCACTGAATCTCAG AGGAGAAACAACACCTCGGTGATTGTCAGTGTGCTGTACATCGACTTCTCGGCCCCTGGGCTGGAGGACATCCATGAGTATGAGGTCCGCTGTGAGCCGCGACGCAAGGAggcttctgtgcacctgctgtccGGCTCTGACTGGCTTGGACCTTATGCTGCCACTGCTGAGCACCTTCAGGAGGCACCACCCAGGGAGGAGGTGGAGGCACTGGAGGGCCCAGTGACCGTGGTGGCGCAGGACACCAGTGACATCGTGTTCCTGGGCCTTTGCATCCTGGCTGGAGTCCTCATGATCACTGCTATCGTGGTCCTAATGCTGCTGTGA